In the Flagellimonas sp. MMG031 genome, one interval contains:
- a CDS encoding Brp/Blh family beta-carotene 15,15'-dioxygenase: MDIIRITSFLLVATFFGLWLSVYLPLELELLLSFLLIGTFGILHGANDIGILTSYFQKRGANIPQTGMTMLYIIMIASICAVFYFFPTIALMLFILFSSYHFGEQHWNTTLAGDFKGKPLFYLLYGGLILFMLFHAHREQVAQIVLDITGQDVPSRVIGQLFLGMGIGVGLFFLYFAYARLRTYSILLELFLLAVFYVVFNTASLLLAFCIYFVVWHSIPSLMDQMKFLYGEVSWKSFYRYFKSSYLYWLASLLGTLILYLLLRNTEEILVPGLICFLASITVPHVLVMTKIEEYLKAHPETDVGSNTQ, encoded by the coding sequence TTGGATATTATCAGAATAACAAGTTTTTTGCTGGTAGCTACCTTTTTTGGATTATGGCTATCGGTATATTTACCCTTGGAATTGGAGCTGCTGTTGTCCTTTTTGCTTATTGGCACCTTTGGGATATTGCATGGTGCAAATGACATTGGTATACTGACCAGCTATTTTCAAAAAAGAGGGGCCAATATCCCACAAACGGGCATGACCATGCTTTATATTATAATGATAGCATCCATCTGCGCCGTATTTTATTTTTTCCCCACCATTGCCCTAATGCTCTTTATCCTGTTTAGCAGCTATCATTTTGGGGAACAGCATTGGAATACCACCTTGGCCGGAGACTTTAAAGGTAAGCCGTTGTTTTATCTACTTTATGGTGGCCTGATTTTATTTATGCTGTTCCATGCGCACCGCGAACAAGTGGCCCAGATAGTATTGGATATTACCGGACAGGATGTTCCCTCGCGGGTAATTGGTCAACTATTTCTCGGAATGGGGATAGGGGTTGGCTTGTTTTTCCTGTATTTCGCCTATGCCAGGTTAAGGACCTATTCCATTTTGCTGGAGCTGTTCCTATTGGCAGTTTTTTATGTTGTTTTCAATACCGCTTCGTTGTTGCTGGCCTTTTGCATCTATTTTGTGGTTTGGCACAGTATTCCCTCTTTAATGGATCAGATGAAGTTTCTTTATGGGGAAGTGAGCTGGAAATCGTTCTACCGTTATTTCAAGAGCAGCTACCTCTATTGGTTGGCTTCTTTGCTAGGAACTTTAATCTTATACCTTTTATTAAGGAACACTGAGGAAATTTTGGTCCCTGGTTTGATTTGCTTTTTGGCCTCGATTACGGTTCCCCATGTGTTGGTGATGACGAAAATTGAGGAGTACCTAAAAGCTCACCCTGAAACTGATGTTGGGAGTAATACCCAATGA
- a CDS encoding bacteriorhodopsin-like, with product MESLITSLPMVAKIATNDYVGFTFFVGCMAMMAASAFFFLSMNSFDRKWRTSILVSGLITFIAAVHYWYMRDYWAANGESPTFFRYVDWILTVPLMCVEFYLILKVAGAKKALMWKLIALSVIMLVTGYLGETVYRDQAQIWGLISGIAYFVIVYEIWLGGANKLAREAGGAVLSAHRTLCWFVLVGWAIYPIGYMAGTPGWYDGIFNGLSMDVIYNIGDAINKIGFGLVVYNLAVIANEKA from the coding sequence ATGGAAAGTTTAATTACTTCGTTACCCATGGTGGCTAAAATTGCTACCAACGATTACGTTGGCTTCACCTTCTTTGTTGGGTGTATGGCCATGATGGCCGCGTCGGCCTTTTTCTTTTTATCAATGAACAGTTTTGACCGTAAATGGAGAACTTCCATTTTAGTATCCGGATTGATTACGTTCATTGCTGCAGTGCACTATTGGTACATGCGTGATTATTGGGCAGCCAATGGTGAATCGCCCACCTTTTTCCGTTATGTGGACTGGATTCTGACAGTTCCCCTAATGTGCGTTGAGTTTTATTTGATCCTAAAAGTAGCCGGAGCCAAAAAAGCATTGATGTGGAAATTGATCGCTCTTTCGGTAATCATGCTGGTTACAGGTTACCTAGGAGAGACCGTTTACCGTGACCAAGCACAGATTTGGGGTCTTATTTCCGGTATCGCTTACTTTGTAATCGTTTATGAAATTTGGCTGGGAGGCGCCAACAAATTGGCAAGAGAAGCTGGTGGAGCCGTACTTTCCGCCCACAGAACACTGTGCTGGTTCGTATTGGTAGGTTGGGCCATTTATCCGATTGGTTACATGGCAGGTACTCCAGGATGGTACGATGGGATTTTCAATGGACTATCCATGGATGTTATCTACAACATCGGAGATGCCATTAACAAAATTGGGTTTGGTCTTGTAGTTTATAATTTGGCGGTGATTGCCAACGAAAAGGCTTAA
- the argS gene encoding arginine--tRNA ligase, which translates to MSLQNDLTQKVIEAVKQLYQVELPTVEFQPTRKDFEGDITVVVFPMLRHVKGNPVQIGTEIGKYLEANVDEVSKCNVVQGFLNIVIEDSYYLDFFNSISNETDFGYVKSQSDDAVMVEYSSPNTNKPLHLGHIRNNLLGYSVAEILKASGKKVYKTQIINDRGIHICKSMLAWQKFGDGETPESSGLKGDHLVGKYYVAFDKAYKEEIAQLVDAGTPKEQAEKEAPILLEAQEMLRKWEAGDESVVSLWKKMNGWVYDGFATTYKNLGVDFDTLYYESDTYLLGRDVVKDGLERGVFFKKEDGSVWIDLTDEGLDEKIVLRSDGTAVYMTQDIGTAIQRVTDFPDINGMVYTVGNEQDYHFKVLFLILKKLGYSWAEQLYHLSYGMVDLPSGKMKSREGTVVDADDLIKNMEDTAESISQELGKLDGYSETEKKELYRTIGLGALKYYILKVDPKKRILFNPEESVDFQGNTGPFIQYTYARIQSILRKAEGVGSSAVETSMDLHEKEKELLKQLQLFPETVQLAAENFSPALIANFTYDLVKEFNSFYQQVSILGETDEQKKNFRVQLSKKVGEVIQSAFRLLGIDVPERM; encoded by the coding sequence ATGAGTTTGCAGAACGATTTGACCCAAAAAGTGATCGAGGCGGTAAAACAACTATATCAAGTTGAGCTGCCCACGGTGGAATTTCAACCAACCCGAAAGGATTTTGAGGGGGATATTACAGTGGTGGTGTTTCCTATGTTACGGCACGTAAAAGGTAATCCGGTTCAAATTGGGACCGAAATCGGGAAATATTTGGAAGCCAATGTGGATGAAGTGTCCAAATGCAATGTGGTGCAGGGCTTTTTGAACATTGTAATCGAGGATAGCTACTATCTTGATTTTTTCAATTCAATTTCCAACGAAACAGATTTTGGCTACGTAAAATCACAATCTGATGATGCGGTGATGGTGGAATATTCGTCACCCAACACCAATAAACCATTGCACTTAGGGCATATCCGAAACAATTTATTGGGCTATTCGGTAGCCGAAATATTAAAGGCCTCGGGTAAGAAAGTATACAAGACCCAGATCATCAACGATCGAGGCATCCATATCTGCAAGAGTATGTTGGCCTGGCAGAAGTTTGGCGATGGCGAAACACCGGAATCTTCGGGTCTTAAGGGCGACCATTTGGTGGGAAAATATTATGTGGCTTTTGATAAGGCCTACAAAGAGGAAATAGCTCAACTTGTCGATGCTGGGACACCAAAGGAGCAGGCCGAAAAAGAAGCCCCCATTTTGTTGGAGGCACAGGAAATGCTCCGAAAATGGGAAGCGGGCGATGAGAGCGTAGTTTCCCTTTGGAAAAAAATGAACGGTTGGGTGTACGATGGTTTTGCCACTACCTACAAAAATTTGGGTGTTGATTTTGATACGCTCTATTACGAAAGCGATACCTATTTATTGGGTCGTGATGTGGTAAAAGATGGCCTGGAACGAGGTGTTTTCTTTAAAAAGGAGGATGGCAGTGTTTGGATAGACCTCACCGATGAAGGTTTGGACGAGAAAATTGTACTACGTTCCGATGGTACCGCAGTGTACATGACACAGGATATTGGTACCGCGATTCAGCGGGTGACCGATTTCCCTGACATCAATGGTATGGTGTACACCGTGGGCAATGAGCAAGATTACCATTTTAAGGTGTTGTTCCTAATCTTAAAAAAGCTAGGGTATTCGTGGGCGGAGCAATTGTACCACTTGAGTTATGGTATGGTAGATTTGCCCAGCGGTAAGATGAAGAGTAGGGAAGGTACCGTAGTGGATGCGGACGACCTCATAAAAAATATGGAGGATACTGCGGAATCCATTTCCCAAGAACTGGGCAAGTTGGACGGATATTCCGAAACGGAGAAAAAAGAGTTATACCGAACCATAGGTTTGGGTGCCCTTAAATACTACATCTTAAAGGTGGATCCCAAAAAACGGATTCTTTTCAACCCTGAAGAATCGGTGGATTTCCAAGGGAATACCGGCCCGTTTATTCAGTATACATACGCCAGAATTCAATCTATTTTGCGCAAAGCAGAAGGTGTCGGGTCGAGCGCGGTCGAGACCTCAATGGACTTGCACGAAAAGGAAAAGGAACTATTGAAACAGCTGCAATTGTTCCCTGAAACGGTGCAGCTGGCCGCTGAAAATTTTAGTCCAGCTTTGATTGCCAATTTCACGTATGATTTGGTGAAAGAGTTCAACTCGTTTTACCAGCAGGTTTCCATTTTGGGCGAAACGGACGAGCAGAAGAAGAATTTCCGGGTTCAGCTCTCCAAAAAAGTAGGGGAGGTGATTCAATCCGCGTTCCGATTATTGGGGATTGACGTTCCCGAAAGAATGTAA
- a CDS encoding VOC family protein: MEHLHRAAPVLASLDIPKTVAFYKEKMGFDKSGWVDENYAVIGRDQVEIHFWKCDDKIFPENTSCYIYVRNVDSLYKELQEAEVIHPNGPLEDKPWGVREFSVLDNDGNLIRFGQNL, translated from the coding sequence ATGGAACATTTGCATCGAGCAGCTCCGGTTTTGGCTTCGTTGGACATTCCAAAAACCGTTGCTTTTTACAAGGAAAAAATGGGGTTCGACAAATCAGGCTGGGTGGATGAAAACTATGCCGTGATAGGTCGTGATCAAGTAGAAATCCATTTTTGGAAATGTGACGACAAAATCTTTCCCGAAAATACCAGTTGTTACATCTACGTTAGGAATGTTGATTCGCTTTACAAAGAACTGCAAGAAGCCGAAGTAATCCATCCCAACGGACCATTGGAGGACAAACCTTGGGGCGTACGCGAGTTTTCGGTGCTAGACAACGACGGTAACCTGATCAGGTTCGGTCAAAATCTTTAA
- a CDS encoding SDR family oxidoreductase yields MRILLTGANGYIGMRLLPKLLDMGHEVICAVRDEKRLSVDAKVRSQIEVVEIDFLEDPANQNIPKNIDAAYYLIHSMTSSVSDFDKKEAQAAKNFNTLLEGTQCKQVIYLSGIVNDKELSKHLSSRKNVEEILYKGDFELTVLRAGIIVGSGSSSFEIIRDLCEKLPVMITPKWVLTKTQPIAIRDVIQFLTGVLGNQDTYGQSFDIGGPDVITYKDMLHGYAKVRGFKNWIFTVPVMTPKLSSYWLYFVTSTSYKLAVNLVDSMKMEVVAEDNRLQQMLGLETHSYEEAIDMAFKKIEQNLVISSWKDSIASGQIQEDLEKYIQVPKYGVLQDKKSVPIKDEQAVLENIWRIGGETGWYYGNWLWKFRGFLDKLVGGPGLRRGRTHPDRIFPGDALDFWRVLLADKKSKRLLLFAEMKTPGEAWLEFKIADGKLYQTATFRPRGLWGRLYWYSVLPFHLFIFGNMIKNIAKV; encoded by the coding sequence ATGAGAATATTGTTGACCGGGGCCAATGGCTATATCGGAATGCGGCTATTGCCCAAGCTTTTGGATATGGGGCACGAGGTCATTTGTGCCGTACGCGATGAAAAACGGCTTTCGGTAGATGCCAAGGTGCGTTCCCAAATAGAGGTTGTTGAAATTGATTTTTTGGAAGACCCGGCAAACCAAAACATCCCAAAGAACATTGATGCCGCCTACTATCTGATACATTCCATGACCTCCTCCGTATCAGATTTTGATAAAAAAGAGGCCCAAGCGGCGAAAAACTTCAATACCTTATTGGAAGGTACGCAATGCAAACAGGTGATTTACCTGAGCGGCATTGTCAACGACAAAGAACTTTCGAAGCACTTGAGCTCGCGTAAAAACGTCGAGGAGATTCTCTATAAAGGTGATTTTGAATTGACCGTGCTTCGAGCAGGCATCATAGTTGGGTCAGGGAGTTCATCCTTCGAGATTATCCGTGATCTCTGCGAAAAACTACCAGTAATGATAACCCCCAAATGGGTGCTCACCAAAACACAACCGATTGCCATTCGGGATGTTATACAATTTCTCACAGGCGTTTTGGGCAATCAGGATACTTACGGGCAATCCTTTGATATTGGTGGGCCAGATGTGATTACATATAAAGATATGCTTCACGGATATGCCAAAGTTCGGGGCTTTAAAAATTGGATTTTTACCGTTCCCGTAATGACCCCGAAGTTATCGTCCTATTGGCTGTATTTTGTGACCTCTACCTCCTACAAATTGGCCGTTAACCTTGTGGATAGCATGAAGATGGAAGTCGTTGCCGAGGATAATCGTTTGCAGCAAATGCTGGGCCTGGAAACCCACAGTTACGAAGAAGCCATTGATATGGCCTTCAAAAAAATAGAGCAAAACCTTGTCATTAGCAGTTGGAAGGATAGCATTGCCAGCGGACAGATTCAGGAAGACCTCGAAAAATATATCCAAGTACCCAAATATGGGGTCTTGCAAGACAAGAAGTCGGTTCCCATCAAGGATGAGCAGGCCGTTTTGGAAAACATTTGGCGCATTGGCGGGGAAACGGGTTGGTATTATGGCAACTGGCTCTGGAAGTTCCGTGGGTTTTTGGACAAATTGGTGGGCGGTCCCGGACTGAGAAGGGGACGCACCCATCCAGACCGAATTTTCCCCGGTGACGCATTGGATTTTTGGCGGGTGTTATTGGCCGATAAAAAATCAAAACGGTTGCTACTTTTCGCCGAAATGAAAACGCCTGGAGAAGCTTGGTTGGAGTTCAAGATTGCCGATGGCAAGCTGTATCAAACCGCCACCTTTCGTCCTAGAGGGTTATGGGGCAGATTGTACTGGTATTCCGTATTGCCGTTCCACCTCTTTATTTTCGGGAACATGATCAAGAATATTGCAAAAGTGTAA
- a CDS encoding carboxypeptidase-like regulatory domain-containing protein — translation MSISKSFFIRCIVVLLGVPLSAQTISSRLIDAKTQKGIPYATVQYGEQLGVITNEEGRFSFVLEEATLDSIYITSMGYGKKGFTLEKLQDTLLQLDPKAIELSGVYVFDKELEVDDIIEKMIENIPKNVNKTPVKQRFFLRKAELANMEKVDFGFEKSSIKELNKELMDSISHSIPKNASHYTESFGDLYKHNTDYKVDIIKAADLYDKREVGSFEDLAEHMEDIFVQNVKQGSYLKIKSGIFSEKIQVDSILDTMDDERIDQMKKVKAQMEKDSVSGLVDSQRWQFKELLGQLYFQEDTKLDLVDKTRRYDFKLSGYAEMGDAGVYVVDFWPRRSSADFKGRLFINIEDFAVIRMDFTNTQRLRNFRLLGITYRENVYKGTMRFAKLPNGRYDLQFMELADGKYFGVDRPLKVVEKNKHVKGRRKQNELKLNIDFRMNITSKWELVVFNQNEIAQNDFNNFTEDKTVRATYMPRYDPKFWEGYTIMEPNQAIRGFTAEEE, via the coding sequence ATGTCAATTTCAAAGTCATTTTTCATCAGATGTATAGTTGTATTGCTAGGTGTCCCGCTTTCCGCACAGACCATAAGTTCCCGTTTGATCGATGCCAAGACCCAAAAAGGAATTCCCTACGCTACGGTGCAATATGGTGAGCAACTCGGTGTAATCACCAACGAGGAAGGCCGTTTTAGTTTTGTTTTGGAAGAAGCTACGCTCGATTCCATTTACATCACTTCCATGGGATACGGCAAAAAGGGATTCACCTTGGAAAAGTTGCAGGACACTTTGCTTCAGCTTGACCCCAAAGCCATTGAGCTTAGCGGGGTTTATGTTTTTGACAAGGAACTGGAAGTGGATGATATCATTGAAAAGATGATTGAAAACATCCCTAAAAATGTAAACAAAACTCCCGTAAAACAGCGATTTTTTCTTCGCAAGGCTGAATTGGCCAACATGGAGAAAGTCGATTTTGGGTTTGAAAAATCTTCCATAAAAGAGCTGAACAAGGAATTGATGGATAGCATATCGCACAGCATACCCAAAAATGCTTCGCACTATACCGAGAGTTTTGGCGACCTCTACAAACACAATACGGACTACAAAGTTGACATCATCAAAGCCGCCGATTTGTACGATAAACGAGAGGTAGGCTCTTTCGAGGATCTGGCCGAACACATGGAGGACATCTTTGTTCAAAACGTAAAACAGGGGTCCTATCTCAAAATAAAGTCGGGCATTTTTAGTGAAAAAATCCAAGTGGATTCCATTTTGGATACCATGGACGATGAACGCATCGACCAAATGAAAAAGGTAAAGGCCCAAATGGAAAAAGACAGTGTTTCGGGGCTCGTGGATAGTCAACGCTGGCAGTTCAAGGAGCTTCTAGGGCAACTCTATTTCCAAGAGGACACCAAATTGGACCTTGTGGACAAGACTCGACGTTACGATTTTAAACTTTCCGGTTATGCCGAAATGGGCGATGCAGGGGTTTACGTGGTGGATTTTTGGCCCAGACGGAGCAGTGCCGATTTTAAAGGTCGCCTCTTCATCAACATTGAGGATTTTGCCGTGATTCGAATGGATTTTACAAATACCCAACGCCTGCGCAACTTTAGATTGTTGGGTATTACCTATCGGGAAAACGTGTACAAGGGAACCATGCGCTTTGCCAAATTGCCCAATGGCCGGTACGATCTCCAGTTTATGGAATTGGCCGATGGTAAATATTTTGGTGTGGACCGGCCCCTAAAAGTCGTAGAAAAAAACAAGCACGTAAAGGGGCGCCGCAAACAGAACGAACTCAAACTGAACATTGACTTTCGGATGAACATCACTTCCAAGTGGGAATTGGTGGTGTTCAACCAAAACGAGATTGCCCAAAACGACTTTAACAACTTTACCGAGGACAAGACCGTTCGTGCCACCTATATGCCCCGCTACGATCCCAAGTTTTGGGAAGGCTATACCATTATGGAGCCCAACCAAGCCATACGTGGGTTTACGGCGGAGGAAGAGTAG